The following coding sequences lie in one Rutidosis leptorrhynchoides isolate AG116_Rl617_1_P2 chromosome 6, CSIRO_AGI_Rlap_v1, whole genome shotgun sequence genomic window:
- the LOC139856183 gene encoding probable serine/threonine-protein kinase WNK11 has translation MDSEADLFSKLKLIAKPDVEDSDVVERCPKNRFIRYNEMLGRGAFKSVYKGFDEVEGIEVAWNQVMLDDAMQSSEHLERVYSEVHLLKKLKHVNIIKSYVSWVDDKKETLNMITELFTSGSLRQYRKKHKSVDLKAIKNWARQILQGLAYLHSHDPPIIHRDLKCDNIFVNGNHGEVKIGDLGLATLMLCPTAKSLIGTPEFMAPELYEEEYNELVDIYSFGMCILELITCEYPYKECRNQAQIYKKVTSGIKPASLSKVKDPQVKEFIEKCLVPVSQRLSAKELLKDPFLAPELVKERVHERVKVDLVNLPKPISCPMDIDNTDDKVSTGSSYVKSNTSSPRSSSLEVHCVTERNRIRLRGEENGKNCLMLTLKIACDNGMPNINIDFSFYLDTDTAHTIAQEMVEQLELMYEDVAVISELIDDLIIKFLPTWKPSFKKSSSHEGSMIIQNCPTKVDEPENRGCKDSENSSVTYSNGSMKSPVASSNDSCNKNMFNDDAEKDACEDLKQELDRIDAQYNQMYSELQKFREAAIEDAKRRWESKKQFSEL, from the exons atggattCAGAAGCTGATTTGTTTTCCAAATTGAAATTGATTGCGAAACCAGATGTTGAAGATTCAGATGTTGTTGAAAGGTGCCCTAAAAATCGTTTCATTAGG TATAATGAAATGCTGGGGAGAGGCGCGTTCAAGTCTGT ATATAAGGGGTTTGATGAAGTCGAAGGGATTGAGGTCGCTTGGAATCAAGTGATGCTGGATGACGCGATGCAATCTTCCGAACATTTGGAGAGGGTTTATTCGGAGGTTCACTTACTGAAAAAGTTGAAACATGTGAACATAATCAAGTCATATGTTTCTTGGGTGGACGATAAGAAAGAAACACTTAACATGATTACCGAGTTATTCACCTCCGGAAGTTTGAGGCA ATACCGTAAGAAGCATAAGAGTGTTGATTTGAAGGCTATTAAGAATTGGGCGAGACAGATCCTTCAAGGATTGGCTTATCTTCACAGTCACGACCCGCCTATTATTCATAGAGATTTGAAATGTGACAACATATTTGTTAACGGAAATCACGGAGAAGTAAAAATCGGAGATCTAGGATTAGCAACTTTGATGTTATGTCCTACTGCCAAAAGTTTGATTG GAACTCCTGAATTTATGGCTCCAGAACTATATGAAGAGGAATATAACGAACTTGTCGACATCTATTCATTCGGAATGTGCATATTGGAGTTGATTACTTGTGAATATCCATACAAAGAATGTAGAAACCAAGCACAAATATATAAGAAGGTTACTTCG GGTATAAAGCCTGCTAGTCTTTCGAAAGTTAAGGATCCACAAGTCAAGGAGTTCATAGAGAAGTGTTTGGTTCCAGTGTCTCAAAGGCTTTCCGCAAAAGAGCTCTTGAAAGATCCATTCTTGGCGCCAGAATTAGTAAAGGAACGCGTACATGAGCGGGTCAAAGTTGACTTGGTAAACCTGCCAAAGCCCATTTCATGTCCCATGGACATAGACAATACTGATGATAAGGTGTCAACTGGTAGCTCGTATGTAAAGAGCAACACAAGCAGCCCCCGATCTTCATCACTTGAAGTACACTGTGTTACTGAGAGAAACCGTATCCGATTGAGAGGCGAGGAAAACGGAAAGAACTGTCTCATGTTAACCTTAAAAATAGCTTGTGACAATG GTATGCCGAACATAAACATTGACTTCTCATTCTATCTAGATACTGATACGGCACATACAATAGCTCAAGAGATGGTTGAACAACTTGAGCTAATGTATGAAGACGTTGCTGTCATATCAGAGCTCATCGATGACCTCATCATCAAGTTTTTGCCAACTTGGAAACCCTCGTTCAAGAAATCTAGTTCACATGAAGGTTCTATGATCATTCAAAATTGTCCTACAAAGGTTGATGAACCAGAAAATCGTGGTTGCAAAGATTCAGAAAACTCGTCCGTTACATATTCAAATGGTTCAATGAAGAGCCCAGTAGCGTCATCGAATGATTCTTGTAACAAAAACATGTTCAATGATGATGCCGAAAAAGATGCGTGTGAAGATTTGAAACAAGAGCTTGATAGAATTGATGCTCAGTATAATCAAATGTACAGCGAACTTCAAAAATTTAGAGAAGCGGCTATTGAAGATGCAAAGAGAAGATGGGAGTCCAAGAAGCAGTTTTCAGAGTTGTGA
- the LOC139853127 gene encoding protein yippee-like At4g27745, whose product MADMVGPRLYSCCNCRNHVALHDDVISKAFQGRHGRAFLFSHAMNVSVGPKEDRNLMTGLHTVADVYCSDCREVLGWKYERAYEETQKYKEGKFILEKLKIVKENW is encoded by the exons ATGGCTGATATGGTTGGTCCAAGGTTGTATAGTTGCTGTAATTGTAGAAATCATGTTGCTCTTCATGATGATGTCATTTCTAAAGCTTTTCAG GGAAGACATGGCAGAGCTTTTTTATTCTCTCATGCGATGAATGTGTCAGTGGGACCCAAAGAAGACCGGAATCTAATGACTGGGCTCCACACCGTTGCTGATGTCTACTGTTCTGACTGCCGTGAGGTTTTGGGATGGAAGTATGAACGCGCTTATGAGGAAACGCAAAAATACAAAGAAGGCAAATTCATTCTTGAAAAGTTAAAGATTGTCAAAGAGAACTGGTAG